One window of Actinomycetota bacterium genomic DNA carries:
- a CDS encoding polysaccharide biosynthesis protein, which yields MNHQRSPNTPRRHVRWARVASLAAQMRADLLFATFDLVLVSAAYIGVMVLRFDGTVPSRNWDGFYQFLVVALVVHLSSNWAWGLYGRLWRHASIQEARQVVLAGGTSLTTLLVADLVLPGRRLAPFSVVLLGATVATMLAGASRFQSRLFAFNRRSDAPPGLRIAIVGAGEAGAAILRDMLGNPGAGLVPVAVLDDDPRAQGRKLMGVPVVGGIDDLPSALTGLEVHQVVLAIPSADHSVVRRAVHAAEVAGLPLRVLPSVADLMNARVSMRDVRDLRIEDLLGRQQVTTDLDAVRRLLEGRRVLITGAGGSIGSEIARQVSSLGPSALILVDHDETHLYEVAASVEGPVVELLGDIRDAALLDALFDRHRPQVVFHAAAHKHVPLLEDHPCEAVTTNVLGTRTVVRAAKRAGVERFVFISTDKAVRPVNVMGASKRLGEQIMLAESPDDTVCCAVRFGNVLGSRGSVVPTFMRQIAAGGPVTVTDARMTRFFMSVHESVQLVLQAAALATGGDIFILEMGTPVRILDLAQRMIRFSGRRAGADIEIRVTGVRPGEKLTEELCAPEEQSEPTVHPSIVRVKPDRVDNELLSAGLARLEELAGCNRNDEAAHLLLDLARGAWALDLEVEAPAGITSINDDPNMGFVVDLVNGKPNWTSSST from the coding sequence ATGAACCACCAGCGGTCCCCGAACACGCCCCGGCGCCACGTGCGCTGGGCGCGGGTCGCGAGCCTGGCGGCGCAGATGCGAGCCGACCTCCTGTTCGCCACGTTCGACCTGGTGCTGGTGTCGGCGGCCTACATCGGCGTCATGGTCCTCCGCTTCGACGGCACCGTCCCGTCGCGCAACTGGGACGGCTTCTACCAGTTCCTGGTCGTCGCCCTGGTGGTGCACCTGAGCAGCAACTGGGCGTGGGGCCTCTACGGCCGGCTCTGGCGGCACGCCAGCATCCAGGAGGCCAGGCAGGTCGTGCTCGCCGGCGGCACGAGCCTCACCACCCTCCTCGTCGCCGACCTCGTGCTGCCCGGGCGCCGGCTGGCGCCGTTCTCGGTCGTCCTCCTCGGTGCGACGGTCGCCACCATGCTCGCCGGCGCCAGTCGCTTCCAGTCCCGCCTCTTCGCCTTCAACCGCCGCTCGGACGCCCCGCCCGGCCTGCGGATCGCCATAGTCGGCGCAGGCGAGGCCGGCGCCGCGATCCTGCGCGACATGCTCGGCAACCCCGGCGCCGGGCTCGTGCCCGTCGCGGTGCTCGACGACGACCCGCGCGCCCAGGGCCGCAAGCTGATGGGCGTGCCGGTGGTCGGCGGCATCGACGACCTTCCCAGTGCGCTCACCGGGCTCGAGGTGCACCAGGTCGTGCTGGCCATCCCGTCGGCCGACCACTCGGTCGTGCGCCGGGCGGTGCACGCGGCGGAAGTGGCGGGCCTCCCGCTCCGGGTGCTCCCGAGCGTCGCCGACCTCATGAACGCACGCGTCTCGATGCGCGACGTGCGCGACCTGCGGATCGAGGACCTGCTCGGCCGACAGCAGGTCACGACCGACCTCGATGCGGTGCGCCGCCTGCTGGAGGGCCGCCGTGTCCTCATCACCGGCGCCGGCGGCTCGATCGGCTCGGAGATCGCCCGGCAGGTGTCGAGCCTCGGGCCCAGCGCGCTCATCCTCGTCGACCACGACGAGACCCACCTCTACGAGGTGGCGGCCAGCGTCGAGGGGCCGGTCGTCGAGCTGCTCGGTGACATCCGCGACGCCGCGCTCCTCGACGCCCTGTTCGATCGCCACCGGCCGCAGGTCGTGTTCCACGCCGCGGCCCACAAGCACGTCCCCCTCCTCGAGGACCACCCGTGCGAGGCCGTCACCACGAACGTGCTCGGCACCCGCACCGTCGTGCGGGCCGCCAAGCGCGCGGGCGTCGAGCGCTTCGTGTTCATCTCCACCGACAAGGCCGTGCGGCCGGTCAACGTGATGGGCGCGTCGAAGCGCCTCGGCGAGCAGATCATGCTGGCGGAGTCGCCCGACGACACCGTCTGTTGCGCGGTCCGCTTCGGCAACGTCCTCGGCAGCCGCGGCAGCGTCGTCCCCACGTTCATGCGCCAGATCGCCGCCGGCGGGCCGGTCACCGTCACCGACGCGCGCATGACGCGGTTCTTCATGAGCGTCCACGAGAGCGTGCAGCTCGTGCTCCAGGCCGCGGCGCTGGCGACCGGCGGCGACATCTTCATCCTCGAGATGGGCACGCCGGTGCGCATCCTCGACCTGGCACAGCGGATGATCCGGTTCTCCGGTCGCAGGGCCGGGGCCGACATCGAGATCCGGGTGACGGGTGTGCGGCCGGGCGAGAAGCTCACCGAGGAGCTGTGCGCTCCCGAGGAGCAGTCCGAGCCCACCGTCCACCCGTCCATCGTCCGGGTGAAGCCCGATCGGGTCGACAACGAGCTGCTATCAGCCGGCCTCGCCCGCCTGGAGGAGCTGGCGGGGTGCAATCGAAATGACGAGGCGGCCCACCTACTCTTGGATCTGGCCAGGGGGGCCTGGGCGCTCGACCTCGAGGTCGAGGCACCCGCTGGGATCACATCGATCAACGACGACCCCAACATGGGCTTCGTGGTCGATCTGGTGAACGGAAAGCCGAACTGGACCTCATCGAGTACCTGA
- a CDS encoding PqqD family protein → MAPINFMTSATSRRRRMRGSASFCARRRNKGSETMRRIGVTTNAPATSYDFEFAIAALMQALMMRAKMMPNIEPEPLRGDFPPARSPLRRADLAPEKPRDRFTPRLPGRAAAIACASGRSHQLCSSFHPEDRVSAASIHPDRINGAYAPAVGAWVTAVELDGETVLYDETSGVLHLLDAVATVVWARLDGTATLDELTADLSRTFATDPARVRGDLVAFARQLGRQHLLEGVALPPVDDDDG, encoded by the coding sequence ATGGCCCCGATCAACTTCATGACGAGCGCGACCAGCAGGAGGCGGCGCATGCGGGGATCGGCCTCGTTCTGCGCGAGGCGTCGCAACAAGGGCAGCGAGACGATGAGGAGGATCGGCGTCACCACGAACGCACCCGCCACGTCGTACGATTTCGAGTTCGCCATCGCCGCGCTGATGCAGGCGCTGATGATGAGGGCGAAGATGATGCCGAACATCGAGCCCGAGCCCTTGCGCGGCGACTTCCCGCCCGCGCGGTCGCCGCTGAGACGCGCCGACCTCGCCCCCGAGAAGCCGAGGGACCGGTTCACGCCCCGGCTCCCGGGCCGCGCGGCTGCGATCGCATGTGCATCAGGCCGTTCCCACCAGCTCTGCTCGTCGTTTCACCCCGAGGATAGAGTGTCGGCTGCGTCCATCCACCCCGACCGGATCAACGGCGCCTACGCGCCGGCCGTTGGAGCATGGGTGACCGCTGTCGAGCTCGACGGCGAGACCGTGCTCTACGACGAGACGAGTGGAGTCCTCCACCTGCTGGACGCCGTCGCCACCGTCGTCTGGGCCCGTCTTGACGGGACGGCGACGCTCGACGAGCTCACCGCCGACCTCAGCCGGACGTTCGCCACCGACCCGGCCCGCGTGCGCGGCGACCTGGTGGCGTTCGCCCGCCAGCTGGGCCGCCAGCACCTCCTCGAGGGGGTTGCGCTGCCACCCGTCGACGATGACGACGGCTGA
- a CDS encoding polysaccharide biosynthesis tyrosine autokinase → MPFPRSVRAAHTLILANNTLAPEDTQKPLNVYALFIKVGEVPKLAAERLGYKKEAFELVRSANVQARPNVEVGTLTITANDRDPKRAALIADTFADSLKTVLADQTTQRRQLQIDSQLKAAEQIQGQINDINLQIARAPDAGTVAALQARRQPLQVRVDRAMNQVDIIQNRPDPLPALLTLESGSIRGGRTDLSRFLAQRAAATFHPKPRRIRAVIGLLIGLLVGAGVSFAIDFFDPRLRTRAKVEDLLGLPVVAEIPLLSRRARRVPGILAFNRPLSPLAEGYRVLRTSLLRMPTRVFTEAPPTPDASGGHPEVEAAAAVPSGVGEWRPVGDSNGATPKVVLVCSPRPREGKTMTVANLAVCLAESGHTVLVLDSDLRAPQAHRLFGVQVEPGLSDVLSGSPDAPSLADVAQDTKVPGVQVIAAGSRVANPGRLLARAADLVREARNLADFVLIDTAPTLIVNDAIDFMPEVDCVIPVLKCGSTTNDAAFRMGELLVRMGARVLGVVLVGVPTSRRVRSPYGRPPQYQLNLPSWKSPAGGGIRRATKARSAKKAAKKSSARAPAKTGPDTTNASADEPVVHEAPAAGPGSRVSDGKPRLRWSWSAGAEDFLGREGPA, encoded by the coding sequence GTGCCGTTCCCCAGAAGCGTGCGGGCGGCCCACACGCTGATCCTGGCCAACAACACGCTGGCGCCGGAGGACACCCAGAAGCCGCTCAACGTCTACGCCCTCTTCATCAAGGTGGGCGAGGTGCCCAAGCTCGCGGCCGAACGCCTCGGCTACAAGAAGGAGGCGTTCGAGCTGGTGCGGTCGGCCAACGTCCAGGCCCGACCCAACGTGGAGGTCGGCACGCTGACGATCACCGCCAACGACCGCGACCCGAAGCGGGCGGCGCTCATCGCGGACACGTTCGCCGACTCCCTCAAGACCGTCCTCGCCGACCAAACCACGCAGCGACGGCAGCTGCAGATCGACTCCCAGCTGAAGGCGGCCGAGCAGATCCAGGGCCAGATCAACGACATCAACCTGCAGATCGCGCGCGCGCCCGACGCGGGCACGGTCGCCGCCCTCCAGGCCCGGCGTCAGCCCCTCCAGGTGCGCGTCGACCGGGCGATGAACCAGGTCGACATCATCCAGAACCGGCCCGACCCGCTCCCAGCGCTGCTCACGCTCGAGTCGGGCAGCATCCGCGGCGGGCGCACCGACCTCTCCCGCTTCCTCGCCCAGCGGGCGGCGGCCACCTTCCACCCGAAGCCGCGGCGCATCCGCGCCGTGATCGGCCTGCTGATCGGGCTGCTGGTGGGGGCCGGCGTCTCCTTCGCCATCGACTTCTTCGATCCCCGCCTGCGCACCCGCGCCAAGGTCGAAGACCTCCTGGGCCTCCCGGTGGTGGCAGAGATCCCACTCCTGTCCCGCCGGGCCCGGCGCGTGCCGGGCATCCTGGCCTTCAACCGACCGCTCTCGCCGCTAGCCGAGGGGTACCGCGTCCTGCGCACCTCGTTGCTGCGCATGCCGACGCGCGTCTTCACCGAAGCGCCACCCACTCCCGACGCCTCCGGCGGACACCCCGAGGTCGAGGCCGCAGCCGCGGTCCCGAGCGGCGTGGGCGAATGGCGACCGGTCGGGGACAGCAATGGGGCCACCCCCAAGGTCGTGCTCGTCTGCTCGCCTCGCCCGCGTGAAGGCAAGACGATGACCGTCGCCAACCTGGCCGTGTGCCTGGCCGAGAGCGGGCACACCGTCCTCGTGCTCGACTCCGACCTCCGGGCGCCGCAGGCGCACAGGCTCTTCGGCGTGCAGGTCGAGCCCGGCCTGAGCGACGTCCTCTCCGGCAGCCCCGACGCCCCGAGCCTCGCCGACGTGGCGCAGGACACCAAGGTGCCCGGCGTGCAGGTCATCGCCGCGGGCTCGCGGGTCGCCAACCCCGGCCGGCTGCTGGCCCGGGCCGCCGACCTGGTTCGCGAGGCCCGGAACCTGGCCGATTTCGTCCTCATCGACACGGCACCCACGCTGATCGTCAACGACGCCATCGACTTCATGCCCGAGGTCGACTGCGTGATCCCGGTGCTGAAGTGCGGCTCCACCACCAACGACGCCGCGTTCCGGATGGGAGAGCTGCTCGTCCGCATGGGGGCCCGGGTGCTCGGTGTCGTGCTCGTCGGCGTGCCGACCAGCCGCCGGGTGCGCTCACCCTACGGCCGGCCGCCGCAGTACCAGCTCAACCTGCCGAGCTGGAAGAGCCCGGCCGGCGGTGGCATCCGCCGCGCGACCAAGGCCCGGAGCGCGAAGAAGGCCGCGAAGAAGAGCTCGGCGAGGGCGCCGGCCAAGACCGGGCCCGACACCACCAACGCCTCGGCCGACGAGCCGGTCGTGCACGAGGCGCCCGCGGCGGGGCCCGGCTCGCGTGTGAGTGACGGCAAGCCCCGCCTGCGGTGGTCGTGGTCGGCGGGCGCGGAGGACTTCCTGGGGCGCGAGGGTCCTGCCTGA
- a CDS encoding DUF3367 domain-containing protein: MAPRRGAVPLPTRGGPTGPLSTPRQDQPGGRRHNVIGTRDARARGAATVRSGGDRPDLAGAARRRSLRNHAFLAALAYVPLLLTKPGQVGADTKQYLYLDPGRMLGCAASLWDPNVGLGTVTHQNIGYLFPMGPFYWVLQQVGSPDWVAQRLWLATIMFAAGAGMLFLFRVLDIRGPGAMVGALVFMLSPYLLTVAARLSVLLLPWAGLPWMLGLAILALRRGGWRYPALFAVVVAIVGGVNATALIYAGLGPVLYFPFAVWVEHQASARQALATMARIGVLTLVTSLWWIAGLSIQAGYGLDVLAYSETMRAVALTSLSSETLRGLGYWFFYGGDKLGPWTESSVPYTQNIALLLASFALPTFAFISAVTVRWRHRAYFVALIFVGTVIAVGAYPYDGPSIWGSVVKKASNESTAAFAMRSSGRVVPIVALGCAVLLAAGVSALARTRPRRAAWVAIALAGLAAANLPALFTGGLVAENLKRPEHIPAYWQKAADWLDARGHDTRVLELPGSDFTSYRWGNTVEPITPGLMDRPYVARELIPYGSPPSADLLNALDRRLQEGVLEPEAIAPVARLMSVGDVVLRSDLQFERFNTPRPRPTWRFFTPPPAGLADPVGFGRPVRNTPKQYPMIDELALSEPPGEPDPPPVSAFAVRGAPPIVRTAAADRPVLLAGDGEGVVDAAAIGLLDRPSALLYSGSFAGDPAGMKRVLAAGADLVLTDSNRRRARRWSTVREVTGYTEQAEEKKLADDLVDARLDVFPRAGDDAFTVAQQRGVRRVQATHYANPVSYTPEDRAVRALDGDRFTAWRVGAFDDPRGERLEIELAHPVTTSRVRLLQPVNGDRNRWITRATLTFDGGASKQIRLGSASRRGQGEWVDIGRRTFKTMSLRIDRLNFGPRETYGGLSAVGMAEVGFDGVKARADEVIRLPRDLLAAASAGSIDHRLDILLDRQRSNGFPPRADEENYIARAFSLPVSRSFGVTGTARLSLGRDDQEVDAVVGKGGGIVARSSARLPGDLQARASSAFDGDPATAWTPPFAGPTTKWIEAKLPAPVTFDHLDLVLVADKRHSLPTKLRVETEQGVRRVSVPKITSRSREGATVALPLRLRRPLTGQTVRVVLEQVKARKTRNYFTGADEPLPVAIAEAGIPGVRMSPTPTAFDSGCRADLLTVDARKVEVRVTGNAPAAEARGPLAVDLCGADAGGLTLAPGEHVLRTTSGGRTGIDLDRLVLSSAAGGASLPPPAPGRVAPPSPPSRPSPAITIERDGRTAKRVRVAAPTQPFWLVLGQSHNLGWEAKTNGRSLGPPTVIDGFANGWLIRPDPQGRDVSVDLEWTPQRRVWVMLPISALGLLLCLALALANPGRKRALGGAPEPRLVPPWRHRGSRPRRATTAVVTAGVAVVVTLVAGLPTGVLAGGLTLAAVLVPRARALVTLGAVGGLAAAGLYTAALQYIANYPSVFEWPTFFRVSHNLAWVGAALLAADVVAGLARDRASPPADAQP, translated from the coding sequence GTGGCACCCCGTCGGGGTGCCGTACCATTGCCGACGCGCGGTGGCCCGACTGGCCCCCTCAGCACACCACGACAAGATCAGCCGGGAGGGCGGCGCCACAACGTGATCGGCACTCGTGATGCCCGGGCCCGCGGCGCGGCGACGGTGCGGTCCGGCGGCGACAGACCCGACCTTGCGGGGGCGGCGCGTCGCCGCTCGCTCAGGAACCACGCCTTCCTCGCCGCGCTCGCCTACGTGCCGCTGCTGCTGACCAAGCCCGGGCAGGTGGGGGCGGACACCAAGCAGTACCTCTACCTCGACCCGGGACGGATGCTGGGCTGCGCCGCGTCGCTGTGGGACCCCAACGTCGGCCTGGGGACGGTCACGCACCAGAACATCGGCTACCTGTTCCCGATGGGCCCGTTCTACTGGGTCCTCCAGCAGGTGGGGTCGCCCGACTGGGTCGCCCAACGACTCTGGCTGGCGACGATCATGTTCGCCGCCGGGGCGGGGATGCTCTTTCTCTTCCGGGTGCTCGACATCCGCGGGCCGGGGGCCATGGTGGGCGCGCTCGTCTTCATGCTGAGCCCCTACCTGCTCACGGTTGCCGCCCGCCTCTCGGTGCTGCTCCTGCCTTGGGCCGGCCTCCCGTGGATGCTCGGGCTCGCCATCCTCGCCCTGCGGCGAGGGGGATGGCGCTACCCGGCTCTGTTCGCAGTGGTCGTGGCGATCGTGGGCGGGGTGAACGCCACCGCGCTCATCTACGCGGGGCTGGGGCCGGTCCTCTACTTCCCGTTCGCGGTCTGGGTCGAGCACCAGGCGTCGGCCCGGCAGGCCCTCGCCACGATGGCCAGGATCGGCGTGCTGACGCTGGTCACCTCGCTGTGGTGGATCGCGGGGCTGAGCATTCAGGCGGGTTACGGCCTCGACGTGCTCGCGTACTCCGAGACGATGCGAGCGGTTGCGCTCACCTCGCTGTCGTCGGAGACGCTGCGCGGGCTCGGCTACTGGTTCTTCTACGGCGGCGACAAGCTCGGGCCATGGACGGAGTCGTCCGTCCCGTACACGCAGAACATCGCGTTGCTCCTGGCCAGCTTCGCCCTGCCGACCTTCGCCTTCATCTCCGCGGTGACCGTGCGCTGGCGCCACCGCGCCTACTTCGTCGCACTGATCTTCGTCGGCACCGTGATCGCGGTCGGCGCCTACCCGTACGACGGGCCGTCGATCTGGGGCAGCGTGGTCAAGAAGGCGTCGAACGAATCGACTGCGGCCTTCGCGATGCGCAGCTCGGGCCGGGTGGTGCCGATCGTCGCGCTCGGGTGCGCGGTCCTGCTCGCGGCGGGGGTGAGCGCGCTCGCGCGCACCCGCCCGCGCCGCGCCGCGTGGGTCGCGATCGCGCTCGCCGGGCTGGCGGCGGCCAACCTCCCCGCCCTCTTCACCGGCGGCTTGGTGGCGGAGAACCTGAAGCGCCCAGAGCACATCCCCGCTTACTGGCAGAAGGCCGCCGACTGGCTCGACGCCCGGGGCCACGACACCCGCGTGCTCGAGCTCCCCGGGTCCGACTTCACGTCGTACCGCTGGGGCAACACGGTCGAGCCCATCACGCCCGGGCTCATGGACCGCCCCTACGTCGCCCGGGAGCTGATTCCATACGGCTCGCCGCCCTCGGCCGACCTGCTCAACGCGCTCGACCGCCGGCTCCAGGAGGGCGTGCTGGAGCCCGAGGCGATCGCGCCCGTGGCGCGGCTGATGAGCGTCGGCGACGTGGTGCTGCGGTCGGACCTGCAGTTCGAGCGCTTCAACACGCCGAGGCCCCGCCCGACCTGGCGGTTCTTCACCCCCCCGCCCGCGGGTCTGGCCGACCCGGTGGGCTTCGGGCGCCCGGTGCGCAACACGCCCAAGCAGTACCCGATGATCGACGAGCTCGCCCTGAGCGAGCCGCCGGGCGAGCCGGACCCCCCGCCCGTCTCCGCGTTCGCGGTGCGCGGCGCGCCCCCGATCGTGCGGACCGCGGCAGCCGACCGGCCCGTGCTGCTGGCCGGCGACGGCGAGGGCGTGGTCGACGCGGCCGCCATCGGCCTGCTCGACCGGCCCAGCGCGCTCCTCTACTCGGGCTCGTTCGCGGGCGACCCCGCGGGGATGAAGCGGGTGCTCGCTGCGGGGGCGGACCTGGTGCTGACCGACAGCAACCGGCGCCGGGCGCGCCGGTGGAGCACCGTGCGCGAGGTGACGGGCTACACCGAGCAGGCGGAGGAGAAGAAGCTCGCAGACGACTTGGTCGACGCCCGGCTCGACGTCTTCCCCCGCGCGGGCGACGACGCGTTCACCGTCGCCCAGCAGCGTGGCGTGCGCCGCGTCCAGGCGACCCACTACGCCAACCCGGTTTCCTACACCCCCGAGGACCGTGCCGTCCGCGCCCTCGACGGCGACCGCTTCACGGCCTGGCGGGTCGGCGCCTTCGACGACCCTCGAGGCGAGCGGCTCGAGATCGAGCTGGCCCATCCCGTCACGACCAGCCGGGTACGCCTGCTGCAACCCGTGAACGGCGATCGCAACCGCTGGATCACCCGGGCCACGCTGACCTTCGACGGCGGCGCGTCCAAGCAGATCCGGCTCGGGAGCGCGTCGCGCCGAGGCCAGGGCGAGTGGGTCGACATCGGGCGCCGCACCTTCAAGACGATGTCGCTGCGCATCGACCGGCTCAACTTCGGCCCACGCGAGACGTACGGCGGCCTCAGCGCGGTCGGCATGGCCGAGGTCGGGTTCGACGGCGTGAAGGCGCGCGCCGACGAGGTCATCCGGCTTCCGCGCGACCTGCTCGCCGCGGCCAGCGCGGGCTCGATCGACCACCGGCTCGACATCCTCCTCGACCGCCAGCGCTCCAACGGGTTCCCTCCCCGCGCCGACGAGGAGAACTACATCGCCCGCGCCTTCAGCCTCCCGGTGTCCCGGTCGTTCGGCGTCACCGGCACCGCCCGCCTCTCGCTGGGCCGCGACGACCAAGAGGTCGACGCGGTCGTGGGCAAGGGCGGCGGGATCGTGGCCCGTTCCTCCGCTCGTCTCCCCGGCGACCTGCAGGCCCGCGCCTCCTCCGCGTTCGACGGCGATCCCGCGACGGCATGGACGCCGCCGTTCGCCGGCCCCACGACGAAGTGGATCGAGGCCAAGCTGCCCGCACCGGTCACCTTCGACCACCTCGACCTCGTCCTGGTGGCCGACAAGCGCCATTCGCTGCCGACCAAGCTCCGGGTCGAGACCGAGCAGGGCGTACGCCGCGTCTCGGTCCCGAAGATCACGAGCCGGTCGCGGGAGGGCGCGACCGTCGCGCTGCCGCTTCGGCTCCGGCGGCCGCTCACGGGCCAGACGGTTCGGGTCGTGCTCGAGCAGGTGAAGGCGCGCAAGACCCGCAACTACTTCACCGGGGCCGACGAACCCTTGCCCGTGGCCATCGCCGAGGCCGGCATCCCGGGCGTGCGGATGTCGCCCACGCCCACCGCGTTCGACAGCGGCTGCCGCGCCGACCTTCTCACGGTCGATGCGCGCAAGGTGGAGGTGCGCGTCACCGGCAACGCCCCCGCCGCCGAGGCGCGCGGGCCGCTCGCGGTCGACCTCTGCGGCGCCGATGCCGGTGGCCTCACCCTGGCGCCCGGCGAGCACGTCCTGCGCACGACGAGCGGCGGGCGCACCGGCATCGACCTCGACCGGTTGGTTCTCTCCTCGGCCGCGGGCGGGGCGAGCCTGCCGCCGCCCGCACCCGGCCGCGTCGCGCCGCCCTCGCCGCCGTCGCGACCCTCGCCTGCGATCACGATCGAGCGCGACGGCCGCACGGCCAAGCGTGTGCGGGTGGCCGCTCCCACCCAGCCGTTCTGGCTCGTGCTGGGCCAGAGCCACAACCTCGGGTGGGAGGCGAAGACCAACGGCCGCTCGCTCGGGCCGCCCACCGTCATCGACGGGTTCGCCAACGGGTGGCTCATCCGGCCCGATCCCCAGGGACGCGACGTCTCGGTCGACCTCGAGTGGACGCCGCAGCGACGGGTCTGGGTGATGCTGCCGATCTCGGCGCTCGGCCTGTTGCTGTGCCTCGCGCTCGCGCTGGCCAACCCCGGCCGCAAGCGGGCGCTCGGCGGCGCTCCCGAGCCCCGCCTGGTGCCCCCGTGGCGCCACCGCGGGAGCCGGCCACGACGGGCCACGACCGCGGTCGTCACCGCCGGCGTGGCGGTGGTCGTCACGCTCGTGGCCGGGCTGCCGACGGGCGTCCTCGCGGGCGGGCTCACCTTGGCCGCCGTGCTCGTCCCCCGCGCCCGCGCCCTGGTGACGCTGGGTGCGGTGGGCGGGCTCGCGGCCGCGGGCCTCTACACCGCGGCCCTGCAGTACATCGCCAACTACCCGTCGGTGTTCGAGTGGCCGACGTTCTTCCGCGTCTCGCACAACCTGGCCTGGGTGGGCGCCGCGCTCCTCGCCGCCGACGTCGTCGCCGGTCTCGCCCGCGATCGGGCCTCGCCCCCGGCCGACGCACAGCCGTGA
- a CDS encoding sulfotransferase domain-containing protein, whose protein sequence is MSKPVEVLSARLPPSTRRTVQRMRHAARRPTSGLRVLPDFLVIGGQRCGTDSLFKDLGLHPCVVPATRKEVSYFTRHFAMGEAWYRTHFPTRARLAVRRRRVHARVASFEATPDYLFHPLAPERAAHLVPDAKLVALLRDPLARAYSHYRHMVRLGFEDLSFDEAIAREEERTAPDRARLRDDPLGHPAQLLRYSYAARGAYAEQLERWFTHFRRDRVLVVRSEDFFHRPARTFGEILEFLELPAWQPGAFPNYSRPQPGTGERGPSDAAKADLARYFAPRNEQLSALLGRDMAWGE, encoded by the coding sequence GTGTCGAAGCCGGTCGAGGTGCTGAGCGCCCGCCTCCCGCCGTCGACCCGGCGGACGGTCCAGCGCATGCGCCACGCGGCGCGCCGGCCGACCAGCGGCCTGCGCGTGCTGCCCGACTTCCTCGTCATCGGGGGCCAGCGCTGCGGCACCGACTCGCTGTTCAAGGACCTCGGCCTGCACCCGTGCGTCGTACCTGCCACGCGCAAGGAGGTGAGCTACTTCACCCGCCACTTCGCGATGGGGGAGGCGTGGTACCGGACGCACTTCCCGACCCGCGCGCGGCTCGCGGTGCGGCGCCGGCGGGTGCACGCGCGCGTCGCCAGCTTCGAGGCCACGCCCGACTACCTGTTCCATCCGCTGGCGCCCGAGCGTGCGGCTCACCTCGTGCCCGACGCCAAACTCGTCGCCCTGCTGCGCGACCCGCTCGCGCGGGCGTACTCCCACTACCGCCACATGGTGCGGCTGGGGTTCGAGGACCTGTCGTTCGACGAGGCGATCGCGCGTGAGGAGGAGCGCACCGCCCCCGATCGCGCCCGGCTCCGAGACGACCCGCTCGGCCATCCCGCGCAGCTGCTCCGCTATTCGTACGCCGCACGTGGGGCCTATGCGGAACAGCTCGAACGTTGGTTCACCCACTTCCGGCGCGACCGGGTCCTGGTGGTGCGCAGCGAGGACTTCTTCCATCGTCCCGCCAGGACCTTCGGCGAGATCCTCGAGTTCCTCGAGCTGCCCGCGTGGCAGCCCGGCGCGTTCCCGAACTACAGCCGTCCGCAGCCGGGCACCGGCGAGCGGGGCCCGTCGGACGCCGCGAAGGCAGACCTGGCCCGGTACTTCGCACCCCGGAACGAGCAGCTGTCGGCGCTCCTCGGGCGCGACATGGCGTGGGGCGAGTAG
- a CDS encoding PqqD family protein, translating into MTRRYARRERVLWRRSGDAVVLLPADGSQVFTLEGSGVDLWQLLAEPIALDEAARALADVYGTTSDEVAADIAPVLEELSRRDVIEAREPGA; encoded by the coding sequence GTGACGAGGCGGTACGCCCGGCGCGAGCGGGTGCTGTGGCGGCGGAGTGGCGACGCGGTCGTGCTGCTGCCCGCCGACGGCAGCCAGGTGTTCACGCTCGAGGGCTCCGGCGTCGACCTCTGGCAGCTGCTCGCAGAGCCCATCGCGCTCGACGAGGCGGCCCGGGCGCTGGCCGACGTCTACGGCACGACGTCCGACGAGGTCGCCGCCGACATCGCGCCCGTGCTCGAGGAGCTGTCGCGCCGCGACGTCATCGAGGCGCGCGAGCCCGGCGCCTGA